A single Silvibacterium dinghuense DNA region contains:
- a CDS encoding tetratricopeptide repeat protein produces MPQENAKPASTMEKHAPASGTAYPAVVSKVWTPEEREKYSQTIGQTYNFRFGKDQPFAPSDAKIEGNSFIQPGAFPDPSYCAHCHQEAYHQWRQALHSNAFRAPFYRASVNILIRTKGIEFSRHCDSCHNPIGMLAGGLTQTSQVNRKFDDNGVSCMVCHSIQGLQSTSGNGGYIMGVPAVMVDENGKRIPGEVPYEEILMHTDRHVRAVMQPFYRTPEFCAACHKANLPEHLNDFKFISAFSSYDEWQNSKFSHRNPLTFYSGDFTTCQNCHMKRAPNTLPDYGAKNGTFASHSWTAGNTAVPFYYGFDEQLKKTVDFLKAGNYLNVDIFAIKKASDGSMAAPLGSTSFQIAPNDTLDAYVVIQNKNIGHSLIPEVRDLYEAWTEFIVKDASGREIYHSGFLKPDGMLDEHAHSFTNRPVNVDGEFVDNHKVWTIRSVAYDNTVQAGRSTLVRYRFRIPADVKGPMTITANVNYRHFRQSYLNNVFGKDHPNYPVIQLASRSRTLNLGENTPVPPDPADNPDWMRWNNLGIAYLDEFQYAEAVQAFGEVVKLRPDYADGYTNIALTEIQWEKYDSARVSINKALALTPDNARALYYAALLERRASNISAELADLQEVVQQYPQSRDARRELGIAYYRQGDYEHSTQQFEALQAIDPDDLAAHYNLSILYHRMGKTKEAAEQQALFVTEKINSDARTDSLDFLRRHPELSGESIPWHVHTDLPGGGSPLQAGAMKSQGGQP; encoded by the coding sequence ATGCCGCAGGAGAATGCAAAACCGGCTTCTACGATGGAGAAGCATGCGCCTGCGAGTGGTACTGCTTATCCCGCCGTGGTGAGTAAAGTATGGACTCCGGAAGAACGCGAAAAATATTCGCAGACGATCGGCCAGACGTATAACTTCCGCTTTGGCAAGGATCAGCCCTTCGCTCCGAGCGACGCCAAGATTGAAGGCAATAGTTTTATCCAGCCCGGAGCTTTCCCGGACCCTTCGTATTGTGCGCACTGCCATCAGGAGGCTTACCATCAGTGGCGACAGGCGTTGCACTCCAATGCCTTTCGCGCGCCGTTCTACCGGGCGAGCGTGAATATCCTGATCCGCACCAAGGGAATCGAGTTCTCGCGCCATTGCGACAGCTGTCACAACCCTATCGGTATGCTTGCGGGTGGCCTTACACAAACCTCGCAGGTGAACAGGAAGTTCGACGACAACGGCGTGAGCTGCATGGTTTGTCACTCGATTCAGGGTTTGCAGTCGACCAGCGGAAATGGTGGCTACATCATGGGCGTGCCGGCCGTGATGGTCGATGAAAATGGAAAGCGAATCCCGGGTGAGGTTCCCTATGAAGAGATCCTCATGCACACGGACCGGCATGTTCGTGCCGTCATGCAGCCGTTCTATCGCACGCCGGAATTCTGTGCGGCATGCCACAAGGCGAATCTGCCGGAGCACCTTAACGACTTCAAATTCATCAGTGCGTTCTCAAGTTATGACGAGTGGCAGAATTCTAAGTTCTCGCATCGCAATCCGCTGACTTTCTACTCTGGCGACTTTACTACCTGCCAGAACTGCCATATGAAGCGCGCACCCAACACGCTCCCGGACTATGGTGCGAAAAACGGGACCTTTGCCTCGCATAGCTGGACCGCGGGCAATACGGCTGTACCTTTTTATTACGGCTTCGACGAGCAGCTCAAGAAAACGGTGGACTTTCTCAAGGCCGGCAATTATCTGAACGTGGATATCTTTGCGATCAAAAAGGCGAGTGACGGCAGCATGGCTGCTCCGCTGGGCTCCACATCCTTTCAGATCGCTCCGAACGATACGTTGGATGCCTATGTGGTTATTCAAAATAAAAACATCGGGCATTCTCTTATTCCGGAAGTGCGAGACCTTTACGAGGCGTGGACCGAGTTCATCGTAAAGGATGCAAGCGGCAGAGAAATTTACCATAGCGGCTTCCTGAAGCCCGATGGCATGCTCGACGAGCATGCGCATAGCTTCACGAATAGACCGGTGAATGTGGATGGTGAGTTTGTCGACAACCACAAGGTCTGGACGATCCGCTCTGTAGCGTATGACAACACGGTTCAGGCAGGCCGGTCCACGCTGGTGCGCTATCGCTTCCGCATTCCTGCAGACGTGAAGGGGCCGATGACCATCACGGCGAATGTGAACTATCGGCATTTCCGGCAGAGCTATCTGAATAATGTATTCGGCAAAGATCATCCGAACTATCCGGTGATTCAGCTGGCCTCGCGCAGCCGCACACTGAATCTTGGCGAAAACACTCCGGTGCCACCCGATCCCGCCGACAACCCCGACTGGATGCGCTGGAACAATCTTGGCATCGCATATCTCGACGAGTTTCAGTATGCGGAGGCTGTTCAGGCATTCGGGGAGGTCGTCAAGCTCAGGCCGGATTATGCGGATGGTTATACGAATATTGCACTGACTGAGATCCAGTGGGAGAAATATGATTCAGCACGGGTCAGCATCAATAAAGCGCTGGCGCTTACTCCCGATAATGCGCGTGCTCTCTACTACGCTGCGCTTCTCGAGAGGAGAGCGAGCAATATCAGCGCCGAGCTGGCCGATCTTCAGGAGGTGGTGCAGCAGTATCCGCAGTCGCGCGACGCGCGTCGTGAACTGGGCATCGCGTATTATCGCCAGGGCGATTACGAGCACTCCACGCAGCAGTTCGAAGCGCTGCAGGCCATCGATCCGGATGATCTCGCCGCGCACTACAATCTCTCGATCCTCTATCACCGCATGGGAAAGACGAAAGAAGCAGCGGAGCAGCAGGCACTGTTTGTCACGGAAAAGATCAATTCGGACGCTCGTACGGACTCTCTGGACTTCCTGCGACGGCATCCAGAGCTTTCTGGGGAGAGTATCCCATGGCACGTGCATACCGACCTTCCAGGCGGTGGTTCTCCTTTGCAGGCTGGCGCGATGAAATCGCAAGGTGGACAGCCATGA
- a CDS encoding cupredoxin domain-containing protein, with amino-acid sequence MLVTAATVCVLSSSGSHSAGHVLAETSAPAIVIHAKRYAFVPSQITLQAGRTVRLTFISDDVPHSIAIPGLQIDVPIAGNPVSEVVITPSAAGDFTGMCTRYCGADHDKIAFVVHVIEQRQ; translated from the coding sequence ATGCTCGTCACTGCGGCAACCGTTTGCGTATTGTCGAGCAGTGGTTCCCATTCAGCGGGTCATGTACTTGCAGAAACGTCTGCGCCGGCGATCGTCATTCATGCGAAGCGCTATGCCTTTGTTCCATCGCAAATCACGTTGCAGGCCGGCCGCACGGTTCGTCTTACCTTTATCTCCGATGATGTCCCTCATAGCATCGCGATTCCCGGCTTGCAGATCGATGTGCCGATTGCCGGCAATCCGGTCAGTGAGGTTGTGATTACTCCTTCAGCCGCCGGAGATTTTACCGGGATGTGCACGCGGTACTGCGGAGCCGATCACGACAAGATAGCGTTTGTCGTGCATGTGATCGAGCAGAGGCAATAG